The Gouania willdenowi chromosome 20, fGouWil2.1, whole genome shotgun sequence genome window below encodes:
- the foxh1 gene encoding forkhead box protein H1 — protein sequence MKLLIVCSSNSLPGASSLRQVKDQPARTSLPLPRVLFDHPHPFFFWFDQHDKAVAGSERTGTGTTTPRSPFHPHLGFHRHAPPQQTVPPWHVTRTSSRDPHLAEHRARMAPQRLERTEKCSVSGDSGFSDSPESFTSALHSKQEPGVQDMRRSEEEESERSKGGKKKNYQRYPKPPYTYLAMIAMVIQRSAEKKLTLSEILKEVSTLFPFFKGNYKGWRDSVRHNLSSYDCFVKVLKDPAKPHGKGNFWAVELGRVPLELLKRQNTAVSRQDETVFAQDLAPYIMKDYKPEPESLPDPVQASCSPRCSTNPTSLPQDDSLHPKLDSSFAIDSLLHSLRPSSASEETDAVARSCWADVGALKPSPVRHPCYACSARSASASSVSPASSSSSSALSDDEWRGASHHGKRGLPDGEAPPGVYDGYMAPLHKSSRREAVAPPWELPTSYAKYAPPNAVAPPSMRFSGAPLMALHGGLSMYGYASPPVTTGHFIGHGYWPLFPSRQVAVQAPPPLLMDLDNLLQSVPPNKSVFDALTPASQSQQSYHPQSQYGTPRSRYHQY from the exons ATGAAACTGTTAATTGTTTGCTCTTCAAATAGTTTGCCTGGAGCCAGCAGTCTGCGACAAGTTAAGGACCAACCAGCTCGGAcatccctccccctccccagGGTCCTGTTCGATCACCCCCACCCCTTCTTTTTTTGGTTTGATCAACATGACAAAGCTGTGGCCGGGTCAGAGCGCACTGGCACCGGCACCACCACACCTCGGAGTCCTTTCCACCCTCACCTTGGCTTCCACAGACATGCACCACCGCAGCAGACCGTTCCTCCGTGGCACGTAACGCGCACCTCCTCCAGGGACCCACATCTGGCTGAGCACCGCGCACGGATGGCTCCACAGCGGCTGGAGCGCACGGAAAAGTGCAGCGTCAGCGGGGACTCGGGCTTCAGCGACAGCCCAGAGTCGTTCACCTCTGCCCTCCACAGCAAACAGGAGCCGGGGGTCCAGGACATGCGGcgcagtgaggaggaggagagtgAGAGGAGCAAAggtgggaagaagaaaaactacCAGCGATATCCGAAACCACCATACACATATCTGGCCATGATCGCCATGGTGATCCAGAGATCTGCAGAGAAGAAGCTGACACTGTCTGAG aTTTTAAAAGAGGTCAGCACGCTTTTCCCATTTTTCAAAGGAAACTACAAAGGATGGAGAGACTCTGTGCGCCACAACCTCTCGTCTTACGATTGCTTTGTAAAG GTGCTGAAGGACCCAGCAAAGCCTCACGGCAAAGGCAACTTCTGGGCGGTGGAGCTGGGCCGTGTTCCTCTGGAACTCCTCAAAAGGCAGAACACGGCCGTCTCGCGCCAGGACGAAACAGTCTTCGCTCAAGACCTCGCCCCGTACATCATGAAGGACTACAAACCCGAACCGGAGTCCCTTCCAGATCCCGTGCAGGCGTCCTGTTCGCCGCGTTGCTCTACGAACCCGACGTCGCTACCGCAGGACGACTCCCTCCACCCAAAACTGGACTCGTCCTTCGCAATCGACTCGCTGCTCCACAGCCTGCGGCCGAGCAGCGCCTCGGAGGAGACGGACGCAGTGGCGAGGAGTTGTTGGGCTGATGTGGGAGCTTTGAAACCTTCGCCAGTGCGACACCCGTGCTACGCCTGCTCTGCTCGTAGCGCCTCGGCTAGCTCCGTCAGCCCAGCTTCCTCCTCTTCGTCTTCGGCACTTTCTGATGACGAATGGCGGGGAGCGTCTCACCACGGTAAGCGTGGGCTCCCAGATGGCGAGGCTCCGCCAGGTGTTTACGACGGCTACATGGCTCCACTGCACAAATCCTCCAGACGGGAGGCGGTCGCACCTCCCTGGGAACTACCGACGTCGTACGCTAAATACGCCCCTCCCAACGCGGTCGCCCCCCCCAGCATGCGTTTTAGCGGCGCTCCTTTGATGGCGCTACATGGCGGACTGTCAATGTACGGCTACGCCAGTCCTCCAGTGACAACCGGTCACTTCATTGGCCACGGCTACTGGCCGCTGTTCCCCAGCAGGCAGGTTGCGGTccaagccccgccccctttacTCATGGACCTGGATAACCTGTTGCAGTCAGTGCCGCCCAATAAGAGCGTGTTTGATGCTCTGACTCCAGCCAGCCAAAGCCAACAAAGCTATCATCCACAGAGTCAGTACGGGACTCCTCGCAGTAGATACCATCAGTACTGA